The Natrinema caseinilyticum genomic sequence GGTGCGGAGGCGGCGATCGTTCGCGACGCGCTCGAGTGCCGCGACCCGCTGCCGGGTACGGCGGGCTTCGCCGGGCAACTCGACGATAGCCTCGTTCGGGACGTCCTCGGACGCGTGCCGCTGTTCGTCGACGCCGGTGCGACGACTACCGACGGTACCGCTGGCCACGACCCGGCGTGGGCGTTCGAGCCAGCCGCTCTCGACGACCCGCGGCTCGTTCCGGCCGGCGCGGTGGCACCGGTGGACGACCCGCTCGCCGGGCAACGGTCACACTGGACGCTGCCCAGCCCGGACCCGGAACCGGATCAGGACGCTGCTATCGATACTCTCGCGAACGCGATCCGGACGGCCGGCGACGCCGTCGGTGGTGGTAGACGAGACGTTGCGGTCGCGTTCTCCGGCGGCGTCGACTCGGCGCTGGTCGCCGAACTCCTCGATGCGCCGCTGTACGTCGTCGGCTTCCCGGACAGTCACGACGTCGAAGCGGCGCGGACGGCTGCCGAGGCCATGGGCCGGGACCTCACGGTGGTCGAACTCAAGCCGGAGGATCTGGAACGCGCCGCGCCCGAAGTCGCGCGTGCGACCGGCCGGACGAACGCCATGGACGTCCAGATCGCGCTCCCGCTGTATCTCGTCGGGGAACGCGTCGCTGCGGACGGGTTCGACGCGCTCGCGGTCGGCCAAGGGGCGGACGAGTTGTTCGGCGGCTACGAGAAGGTCGTTCGGCTCGACCACCGCGTCGACGCCGAGACGGTCCGCGGAGCAGTCCGGGAGCAAATCGAGGGGCTTTCGCGCCAGCTTCCGCGGGACGTGCTGACGATTCGGTCGACGGGCCTCGAGCCCGTGGCGCCGTTTCTCCACGACGCGGTACTCGAAGCGGCGCTCCGATTGCCGGATCCCCTGTTGGCGGACGACGACGAGCGAAAACGGGGATTCAGACGGGTCGCGACGCGGTATCTGCCGGCCGAGGTCGCCACTCGCGACAAGAAGGCGGTCCAGTACGGCAGCCTCGTCGCCCGCGAACTCGATCGGCTCGCCCGCCAGGCGGGTTACAAACGCCGGATCGACGACCACGTCACGAAGTACGTCGAATCGCTACTCGAGGACGCAGACGCCCGATCCGACTGAGCGCGACGGGGGTCCGCTCAGGACGGCAGGGGACAGAGACTCGCGGTGAAGACGACCGTCTCGTCGGTCTCGTTGTGCGCGCCGTGGTCGACTCCGCGCTCGTGGTGTACGACGCCGGGTGCGTCGATTCGCTCGCGCTCGTCGTCCTGGACCACGGTCACCGTCCCTTCGAGGACGTGGAAGACGTTCGTACTCTCGGCGTGTTCGTGAGCCTCGAGTTCCGCGCCCGGCCCGAGGGCGAACGCCTTCACCAGGACGTCGTCGGTGACGACCAGTTCGGCGGTCTCGATCTCTCCGTCGCCCGGCTCGAGGTCGGCGATCGCAGCGGCGTATCTATCGAGCATGTCGGTTGGATTCGATGGAGGATCCCATAACGATGGGGGACGAGACGTCTGTCGTGTGTTCGACGCAGCGTCGATAACACGGACGAGAGCGGAATCGAGTTGCCGGTCGGCACCCGTTGTTGGAAATACGATTTATTTGTTCAGAAAGTAGCAGAAAGAGACGTCTTATAACTCTATCCCCGACCATACGGAACAGTTCGCCGTATTCATTCCGAAGAATAGTCCTAAAGCTCGTTGCTACCGTTAGAGGATGGACTCAGGGGAAGGTCATCGTCTGTTCCAGTAGTTCGGTACCGAAACGGCCGAAACGTATGAGTCCGAACCGATTACTCGATTTCTAGCTGGCCGCTCTTGCCGTCTCCTTCACTGCCGCTCTCGTCCCATTCGAGTTCGAACTCGATACTCAAGTCACCGGGACCGTCTGTCGGCCCTTCGCGTTCGGCTTTGACCTCGAACGTCGGGCGGGCTGGCGGTTCCATCGTCACGGATTCGGAACCTGATCTTAGTGTGATCGCATCACCTTGTTCGAGTTTCTCAGCGACACCGTGAAGATACGATGCGATTTCTTCTCGGGTCTGGCTACTCTCTGAAGTGAACAGAACCTCTTCGGGCATACATAGTAACGATACACCGTCTGCATCGATAAGTGGGCCCCCTGCTGAACGATCGAACTGACCTCTGACTCGGGCATCGATACTTATGGTATTCGCGCGCTGTATGCGGCAGACGAGACGAGACACCGCACGCGAACTGGTGAAATCGGCACGGAAATCGCGCCACAGACCGAATAGAGAAACCGTTTTTTCGACGACGGCTATGGCGTGGCGAACCTGCGCACGCGACCGTCGATCAGTCCTCGGTTTCGGTCGGTAGTTTGTTCGCCGGTTCGTGTTCCACGTTGTCGGCGACCGTCCGACGGTTCGTCTCGCCGATCCGATCGGCGATTTCGCCGACGACCTCCTCGACGTACTCCTGAACCTCGCTGTCGTCGTCTTTGACGAGGGCCCCTTGGCTCCCGTCGGCCCCGAAGTCGGGGTGGATCGGAATCTTACCCAGTAGCGGCACGTCGTAGTTCTCGACGATCGTCTCGGCGCCGTCAGTTCCGAACAGGCCGTGTTGGTCCCCACAGGACGGGCAGATGAACGAACTCATGTTCTCGACGACGCCCAGCACCGGGGTATCGTGTTTGTTGAACATCTGGATTCCCTTCCGGGTGTCGTCCAACGCCATCTCCTGGGGCGTCGTGACGACGACCGACCCGGTCACCGGCATCGACTGCAACAGGTTCAACGTCGCGTCGCCGGTCCCCGGCGGCAAGTCGACGATGAGGTAGTCGAGCCGCCCCCACTCGACGCCCTCGAGGAATTTCATCATGAACTTGTTGACCATCGGCCCGCGGAGGATCGCGGGGTCGTCTTCGTCTTCCATCATCAGGCCCATACTGATGACCCGGACGCCGTCCGATCGCGGCGGAACGATTTCCTCGTTCGGCGTCACGCCGGGGTCGCTCTCGACCGGCAGGATCCGGGGGATGTTCGGTCCGTGAATGTCGGCGTCGAGCAGCCCCACCATCGCACCGCGCTTCTCGAGACCGGCCGCGAGATTGGCCGCGACCGTCGTCTTGCCGACGCCACCCTTCCCGGAGGAGACGGCGATCACGTTGCGAACGCGCGGCAGTACCTCGTCGTCGAACCCGTGTTCCTCGCCGACGTGGGCCCGCAGGTCCGCCTCGAGACCGGCCTCCTCGATGACGTCGCGGATGCGGTTGCCCAACTCGAGTTCGGACGGCGCATACGGCGCGTTGAACGCGAGCGATATTCGGGCGGTCTCGTCGTCGATCGTGACGTCGTTGACTAGCCCGAGCGAGACGATGTCCTCGCCGATGTCCGGGTCTTCGACCGACTCGAGTTTGATTTCGAGTTCGTGTTCTGTGATACTCATAGTGGCTGGATGCTAGCCGTACGAACGGTGTGGAGCGGGATACGTGTGATGGTTCGGCTCTCGAGTGGTGGTTCGGACCGCGAGCGACGAGGCTCTCGACGCGTCGAGCGCAAAAATGAAGATCGACGTCGGTGTCGGTGTTCGGATGCGATACGGAGACGGTTACGGTGGGCCGACACTGCTGATCGGCTCTGGTGGGCCGCCGTAGAAGACGATGCCGATGAGCACGGTCAGAATGAACATTCCGACCCACATCGACGTCGTCAGTCCGACGAGATAGCTCACACCGAGGAGTCCGGTCTTCGTGTCGCGGGGTTCACCCAGGAACCAGGCCGCGAGCATGATGTAGACCGGGACCAGAATAACGGCGAAGATGATGTAGGTCCCTTCGTTGGCGAAGCCGGTGAAGCCGCCGGTGCCGTCGTAACCGTGGTACAGCAGTGTGGACAGGATCGTTTGTGTTGAACTCATGCTTCCACCTCGGGTTCGGCCGGTTCAGCGTGTTCGTGTTCGTGGTCGCCACGCAGGTGTTCGATGGCGTGGAGTTCGACCACGGGAACTAGCTTCGCGAGGTTGAGGAATAAAAGTGCAACCAGCGCTGTCGTCCCGACGAGCGAGAGCCACTCGATCGCACTCGGGAAGTAGGTCCCTGGCGTCGCCGCGTAGATGTCGAACGTGGGGTGGAGGAATCCTTCGACGACGAAGAGAACTTTCTCGGTGAGCGTCCCACAGAGAATTACCCCGCTCGCGATGAGCGCTCGCTTCTTGCTGAACAGGGCCGGTCGAATCCCCTGCAAGAAGATGTACACGAGCGTGCCGAAGATCATTGCCATCGCGACTCTGTAGACCGGATGGGCGATCTTCGCCTCGACCGCGACCGACTGGTTAGACGGTCCGAGGAAGACGCCGTTGATGACCTGCTGGAGCTGGAACCACAGGAACAACAGAGTGAAGAACCCGAGCCACAGGAGCAGTCCGCGGAAGATATCGTCGGTGATGATGTGGTCCCAGTCGTAGGCTCGGCGGAACGCGTAGGCGATGATCGTTATGCCGCTGATCGCCGACATCAGCGCGATGCTGAGGAACGTCGGCCCCTGAATCGCGCCGGTCCAACCGGGCATCGCCGGAAGGAGTGCGAACAGCCACGGGATCACGCCGCCGTGGAGCAAGAGCGGAGCCATGATGATGACTGCGGCGGCGAGCCACCAGACCATCCGATCGATGACCGCGTCTTCTTTCTCGGTGTAGCCAATGGTCAGTATCTTGTAGACCGGTTCGAACATGTCCGGCAGATCGTCTCGCAATCGGCTGACGTCGTACCGGAGCGTCAGGCCGAGGTACGTCGCCGACAGCACGAAGTAGGCCGTGATGACGGTCACGTCCCACACGAGCGGCGAGTTATTGACCGTGATGTGGTAGTGGCCGATGACGCTGGTCACCATCCGGTCCGGCCGTCCCATGTGGACCAGGATGTAGAAACCGGCGGCGGAGAGGCCGCCGATCGTCGTCATCTCCGCGAGCCGAGCGACTGGCATGTACCGGTCCATGCCCAGCAGACGGACCGCGGCTGAAAGGATGATACCGCCGTGAGCGACACCGACCCACCAGATGAACGCGCCGATGTACAGGCCCCACGTAGAGCCGCCACCGGAGCCCCAGTCGCCGAGTCCGGTGACGATCAGCCCCTTCTGGAGCTGATAGGCCCACGCGACGAGAAAGGCCACGAGACCCAGCGCCGCGACGCCGTACACCGCCATGTATTTTTTCGAGAACGTGCCGATCGGACGGAGAATGTCCTCCTCGGACGGCGTCTTCGTGCTCATAGCGACACCCCGTCGATCCGACCGACGGTCTCATCGTCGAGGTACTCCTGTCGCTTATCGAGCAGGTCGACGTCCTCGTACTTGGTCGGGCCGGGAACCTGCTGGGCCTCCGGTCCGGGCTCCTGTCCGAGGTACGTAACGTTCGGGTTCGTCCCGATGTCCTCGAGCAGTTTGAACGAGGTCGGTTCGCCAGTGTACTGGTGGAGCAGAAACCTCGCCTGTTGTTTGCTCCCGTCGCCGAGTTGCAGTTCGTCGAGGGCGTCGTCGCTCTCGAGGTCGACGTACTGTTCGAAGGCCTCGACGGCGGCGAGGATATCTTGTTCGCTACTGAGAATCGTGTTGTTCTCTCCGTCACCGGGTTCGGTGCCTTCGCTGATGATTTCGACCGCCTTCATGACCGCGAGGATGTCCTCGGTCAAGCCTTCGACATTCCCGATCGCGGTCTCGAGATCGTCGCCGTCGCTGAGTGCGCTGTTTATGTCGTCTACCGACGGCGCGGATTTGCTGCTTTCGGTACCGTTCGTCAGGTGGACGATCGCGCGACTCTTGCTCGGATACTCGCGGTGCTGATACGGATCGCTTTTCTCGTCTTTGACGTTGCCGAACTGAATCGCGTCCGGGGGACAGGCGCTTTCACACGCCGTCGTTCCGACTTTGTCCTCGCCCTGTTTGCCGTCCTGCATGGACGGACACATCGTACACTTGCTCATCGTGCCGCGGGGGGCGCGGCTGTCGACCCAGCGTTGGCCGTACTCGTACTTGGCGTGCGTGATCTCGTCCGGATTCTCGGGGCTTTCGAGTCCGTCGATTTCGTCGTACGGCACGTCGGGTTCGTCCCACTGGAAGTAGTTGACACCGTAGGGACAGGCGACCTGACAGTACCGGCACCCGATACAGACGTCGTAGTCGGTCAGCACCAGTCCGTCCTTGTCGCGGGTGTGCCGGGCCGTCGTCGGACAGACCTTCTCACAGGGAGCGTCCGTGCAGTGCTGGCACGGTCGCACGAGCATATTGAACTCGCTCCCCATATTGAAGTCGGTATAGCCACCGGTTTCGTTCACGCCAGCGCCACCATCAGGGGAACTGTGCAGTTCGTCCTCCCACGCCATGACGTACATCCAGTTAACGCCCATGTCGAGGTCGTTTTCCTGGGAACAGGCGCTCATACAGGTAAGACAGCCGTCACAGCGATCGAGGTCGATCGTCATCCCCCACTGTACGTCACTGTGTTCTTGGGTTTCCGTCCCGCCGTGGCCACCTTCGCCGGCGACGCTCTCCGTAACGTCGCCGGCTTTGCCGCCAAATGCACCCACACCGACTGCGGCTGCGCCGACCCCCATCTTCTTCATCGTCTCGCGGCGGGTCTCCTCGCCGTCGCCGTCGAACGCATCGAGCATCCGGGAGAACGTGCCCTTCGCCTCCTCCTGAGCTGCTTCGTACGCCTCGGCGGTCGGGCGCTGGTCCTCGCCGAATTCCTCCATCACGTCGTCGTGATACCGTTCGTGGAATTCGGCCTCGGAGAGTTCGCCTTTGGTGACCCGCATCGCGTCTTCGGCCATCTCCATACCGAGCTTGCTGTCGTACTCGGTATCGTCGAGCATCGACTCGAGTTCGTCTTCCCACTCGTTCCCGAGCGGATGAAATGATTCGTCGTCCGTGCTCATTAGATCAGAACACCTCTGAATATGACACTGGTGTCATGCCGGAGGTACTGAACGGCATGCACTTGAAATCGTTCATTTGTTGATCCTCATTCCCCGTCTCACAACCGAACTCCGATGAAATATAGAGCCGATTTCCAGCACTTGAGAATCGACGCGATCATGTTCGGGCAGTTAAGTCAGCCGGGGCTGCGATGGAAACCCCCCACTCGTCCGGATCGGCTACCGGTACGCGTTCGAAACGGTGAAACGACGATATCAGCGTCGGTCTGTGAGAACGCACGGCACAGTATCGTCGTCGGAAGCTGTGATCCCGCACCTGAGACTGCGTCTGTCGGGTTGTGACTGCGATTGTCTCTGATTGTCTCTTTGTCTTCCCGCGCCAGCACACGAACGAATCGCGGCGAGCGGTGGAACGAATCGCGGAGACAACGATACCGACGACGGCAGCCGGCCCGCCAGGCGCAGCTCGCAAAATACGTCGGCAGAACGACCGCACGGACAGTTACCCCCACTGCACGGCTCGGCCGGGTCCGGTCGATTCGATCACTGGCTCGCGATCTGTTCTTCGAGCGGCCCCTCGTCGTCGATGTTCGGTAAATTCTCGACGAACCGCTTGATGACCGCCTCTTCGGCCCGATGGAGGGTCTCGCTGCAGGTCGATTTGGCGATGTCCAGATCGCCGGCCAGTTCCGTCAGCGAGCAGCACCGCGGCGTATCGTAGTACCCCGCGTCGACGGCGGCGGCGATCACCTCGAGCTGTCGCTCGGACAGTACCTGGCTCTCGTGGAGCCGTTCCCTGACGTGTTCGATCCGGTATCGGAGTCCGAACGTTTCGAGTTGATCCGCGAGTTCCGAGAGGCGTTTTCGGGAACCGGTGACCTCTATCGTCGCCTCGCCGTCCTGAATCTCGACCGGCAGTTCGATCGGCATGCCCGACTCCCGAGCGGAGAACATCAGGAGCGGTGCGGTGGTCTCGAAGTGGACCGTCGCCTCGTTGTCGCTCCACTGAGCGAGCGAGAGTTCGGTAATCTGCGAGTGATCGTCCATGCTCTCGACGATATCCGGGACGGACGACCCGGCGATCCGGACGAGAGCGAAGCCGGTTTCGGAGCCGGGAACGGCAGCCAGCACCCGAAACGTCGATTCGGGATACGCCGTCGATATCTGCTGAATCCAGACCTCGTCGGGCATCGTCAGAGTGAGCGTCGCGTGGGCCATACGAACGTGTTCCTAGTAGACCTATATCCCGGTGGCTACGAATATGTTCGGCTTTTTCCAACGCCGCGGGAACAGCGGCGGCTCCGAACACGTTCGGACGAACGTCCGCGCCACCGCCATCCGAACGACTGATCGACGGCAACCGAACCCACGGAGCAAACGCTCGACGTTCGAGAGACCGAGAGACGACCGTTCGACGATATCCCGACCGCACTCGACGCACTCGAGTCGGGCCGGCGACTGCAATCGATCGCGCCGTTCGAACCGAAACCGCTCTCCGGTGAACTCGACGCTCGGGGGTACGCTCACGAGAGCGAGCAGCGTGACGGCTGCCTCTGGTACACGTGTACGTTCGTATGGAACGCACGTTCCTGATCAGTCCAACGTACCCGCGCAGTCTACCCGACCCGGGTTCTCGCGGGCGGGCGTCGAATACCAGACGGGATGGCCCACTCGAGACCGGCGGTCTTTCCGGCTACTCGACGCCGAAGGTGTTCGCACAAACTGCCTTGTCGCGAGCGTCCCGACTCCGGGTCACATGACCCGACTCGACGTCAGAGACGTGCCGCCGGCGAACCGTCATCCGACCATCCACGAGGAATTCGAGGCCCTCGAGCCGGGCGAGACGCTGACGATCGTCAACGATCACGAGCCAACGCCCCTGTTCTACGAGTTTCAGGCCGAAGTCGAGCGCTTCGACGCCGACGGCTATGAGGTCGAACAGATCGCCCCGGACGAGTTCGTCGCTAGATTTCCGAAACGGGAGGCCTGACGCCGCACGTCGATCGGTCCACGTCTTCCATCACCGATCACGTCGCAGTCTGCAACCGTCGTCGACCGCACGGACGCACCGTCGGGCCAGCCCCGGGAAACGATCGCCGTTCGCTCGCACGGTCCCTCGCAACCGCTCCAGCGAACCCTCGAGACGCTCGCCGATCTCCCCGCGGAGACGGTCCTGAACCAGCGAAACGACCGCATATCCAGTTTCGGGAACAGAAACTGGACGACCACGACTATCGCCACGAGACCGTCGAACGTGACGAGGACGTCGTGACAATCATTCGGCGTTCGTCGACCCGAACGTGACCGGTCAGAACCGCCTGGGGAGGCAGACCTCGGACGATACCGGCCGGGGAGCGGAGATACCGACCAGAATTTGATGCCGACCGCTGTCGAGCGACGAGATTCAGGTGACGTAACGAGAGTCCGGCGACCTGTGCTCGGAGACGGTCCCGGAGGCGAGGGTCGTTCTGTGACGAAGCTCAGATCGGTGGATTATCCGGGACTGGTGGTGCAATGATCAGCTCCTGTCCCTCGCCTATGAGGGCAATCTCAGAGCAGTGTTATCAAACTGCTGGCCATTTCACGCTGCTCACAACCCGTCGAAATCGCGTTCGAGGGGAGACGTCGCCCGATACCTGACCGACGGGGACGCAGTCGTTGCGTCGTGCCTTCGGCGTTCGAGTTCTGAGTCGCATCGAGTGTGGGATCAGTATCCCTGATCGTTCTCGAACTCGTATCGTCTCGCGGCTTTCTGTATGGCCTTCCGTCGGCCGGTCCTGTTCGGACCGTCCGCTTCCACTCCGTTCCGTTCTTCTTCGATGGCCCACTCGGTGATGAGTTCTCTCGCCTTCTCCTCGACTTCCTGTTCGCGCCGCTGTTCCCGAATCGAGACGATCAGTCCGTAGCACGATGCGCTGACCCCCACCACGAGCACGAGAATGAAGCCTTTGCCCATCTGCGGCTGTGCGAGGTACCAGTTCCAGCTCACCGCCCCGGCCGTCAGAACGTATTTCGAAATCGCGAGCGACGCGACGACGCCAGTCGAAAGGTGGCCGGACAGGTACGTGACTATTGCCTCGTACTCCTCGTTCTCGGCGACGAGCGGTGTCAAGTGTGCGAGTGACGTCAGGAGTACTCCACAGACGAGCAAGATCGAGGCGGGATAGTGATCGAATATCAGCGGCTCGGTCGTTGTCACCGAGATGATCGTGTACGTAGAGAACCCACCGAACAGGAACCAATTCGAATCTGTCTCCAGGTCCTTTAGCGACGAGCCGAGATAATAGCCCATTCCGAGTCCGATTGCGGACATCTTGATAGAACGTATAATTTCGCCAGAAATGTCCTTCAGTTCGGTCGAGTGTCCAATCGCACCCCCGAGCAACGCGAGAAAGAGAACGAACAAAATTCCGAGCAGAAAAGCCGTCGCTGGATCGTACCATCGATGATTCCGAATCCGCTCTGCAATCTGCTTCCCCCCCTTGTTTGTCATAGCCAGCCTAAGATTAGGACTTCCCGTATATATTATTAATGCAATATATACACATTATTTACCACACTCGGTCTTAATCCGTGCTCGTGCGGACCCACAGGATACCGAACGGAGTGGGAGTGAAGGGAACCAGATATGTTTGAAACGCTGACCGACGTGTCGAACTGACGAGGTCTCCGTTCGTCACCGCGACGTCGGTCACCGCCGCTCGGCCAGTACCGACCAAGAAGGTTCGAGCGCGACGGTCGTGCTACTCGACGTGTTTCGCCCGAGGTGTGCCGGAACGTGTGTGGGGTGAGCCAGGACTGTTCGCGCAGGTCTTGCGAGGATGGTTGCGGACTACCCGTCGAAGAGGTGTTCGAGGAGCAATTCTGTCAGCTGAGTCGGTTCCTCGTGGGGAACCCAGTGGCTCGTCCTCGACAGTAACTCGAGACGGCTGTCCGTACAGTAGTCGGCGCTGTCGACTGCCAGCGAAGGGACGAGCGCCGCGTCGTCTTCACCCCAGACCACGAGCGTCGGCGCATCGACCCGGTCAGTCGGTGTCGTCGTCGGGTATCGCGCGACTGCCCGGTACCAGTTCAGCATGCCGGTGAGTGCACCGTCCCTGTCCCAGGCACGCCGATACCGAGCCAATTCGTCGTCGGTGAACGTTCCCGGCGCGGCCTGGTCTCGAAGCGATCGCTCGAGCAAGCGGTAGTCGTCGTACCGACAGGCCCGTTCCGGGAGCCACGGGAGTTGGAACAGGACGGCGTACCAGCTTCGACGGAGTTGTTCGGGATTCGCGAGGAGCTGCCGGCGATAGGCGGACGGATGCGGTGCGTTGACGACGGCGAGCCGTTCGACGGTATCGGGAAATCGGAGTGCGAGGTCCCAGGCGACCAGTCCGCCCCAGTCGTGTCCGACGACGTATGCTTCGTCCCGTCCGTCGGATTCGATCAGGTCGACGACGTCTTGCGAGAGTTCGCGCCTGCGATAGGCCGACACAGCCGCGGGCTTCTCGCTTCGATTGTAACCCCGTTGATCGGGGACGAGTACCCGACAGCCCGCCTCTACGAGGGCCCCGATCTGATTTCGCCAGCCGTACCAGAACTCCGGAAAACCGTGGAGTAAGACGACGAGCGGATTTGCTTTCCCGCCGGCTTCGACCACGTGCAACCGATTGCCGTTGACGATCCGTCGAGTCGAACGTGCGTCGACTTCGACCGCAGCGGCAGATTCGCCCCTCTCGTCGACGGTCCGTGACTGATCGGACGCACCCATAATGCCAGGGTGGGCGCCGAGACCGTAAATCGATTCGGACAGAAACGGTCGGTCACGAGTCCCGGGTCCGCTCGGACTATAGTAGTCGTTGCAAGTCATTGCATACCCCGCTCGCGAATTCGCGGCCAGCGAGCGGTGGGTAAATCGTTTCAACGACTACTATAGAAATCCCGCCGGAACTGCGGGCCCTCACGTCCAGACGCGTAGGCAATCCGTCGAGCAGAAGTGGAGGTCGACGCTCTCCTGGCCACCGGATTCGACGTACGTCGTCAGGGTGTACGCCACCTCGTCTGACTCGCAGTTGTCACAGTCCATATTCGGACATCCCCTACGACGTTCTTGAGTATGAACTGATTAGCCGACGCTCCCACCAGTTAGTCCAGTATTGGGACGGCGCAATATTTGCTTACGATCGCGGTTTCGGATTCCGATCGCGGATCCTCGCGAGGGGAGAACGCGTGCTGGAACGAGGACGCGATCGCGATCGAAAGCGGATCCTCACGGACGACGGACGTCCCGTAGCTCACCGTGAGGACGCGACGCCCTCTTCGGCCTCGAGCAGTTCGTGATATCGATTTCGGATGGTGACTTCGGAGATGTTCGCAACCTCGCTGACCTCGTTCTGGGTGACCGTCTCGTTGGTCAGAAGCGCGCCGGCGTATACCGCGGCCGCGGCGAGCCCGACCGGCGACTTCCCGCTGTGGGATCCGGTTTCTTTCGCCGTTGTCAGGAGCTCCCGAGCGCGTCGCTCGGTTTCGTCGGACAGATCGAGATCGCTCGCGAACCGCGGGACGTAGTGTTCGGGATCCGCCGGCTCCATTTCGAGCCCGAGTTCTCGGGCGACGTAGCGATACGTGCGAGCGACCTCGGATCTCTCGACGCGGGAGACCGCCGCGATCTCGTCCAGGCTACGGGGAGTACCGTTCTGGCGGGCTGCCGCGTACAACGATGCCGTCGCGACGCCTTCGATCGATCGACCCGGCAGGAGGTCGTCCTCGAGTGCGCGTCGGTAGATGACGCTCGCCATTTCGCGGACCGTTTCGGGGAGCCCGAGCGCGGAGGCCATCCGGTCGATTTCCCCGAGCGCTTGCTTGAGGTTCCGTTCCCTCGAATTTCGGGTCCGGAACCGCTCGTTCCACTTCCGCAACCGCTGCATCTTCTGGCGCTGACGCGAACTCAGGGACCGCCCGTAGGCGTCTTTGTCCTGCCAGCCGATCGTCGTCGACAGTCCCTGATCGTGCATCATGTTCGTCGTCGGTGCCCCGACTCGAGACTTCTCGCTTTTTTCGGTGGCGTCGAACGCCCGCCACTCGGGACCGCGGTCGATCTCACCTTCCTCGACGACGAGCCCGCAGTCTTCACAGACCGTCTCGGCGTGTTCGTCGTCGACGATGAGTCGACCGTGACATTCCGGGCACCGTTCGTGCTCGCGACTGTCCGCTTCCTGCGTCGTCTCCGACGACTCGGCGACTCGCTTCTCGCTCGCGTGGGTTCGAATGGGTGGAGTGGGCATTGCTCAATTCGAGGCTAATCGCTCGCTGGTGGACTGCGCCGACGCATATTCACCCACTCAGGTACCGGT encodes the following:
- a CDS encoding asparagine synthase-related protein; translated protein: MTESNLCGAEAAIVRDALECRDPLPGTAGFAGQLDDSLVRDVLGRVPLFVDAGATTTDGTAGHDPAWAFEPAALDDPRLVPAGAVAPVDDPLAGQRSHWTLPSPDPEPDQDAAIDTLANAIRTAGDAVGGGRRDVAVAFSGGVDSALVAELLDAPLYVVGFPDSHDVEAARTAAEAMGRDLTVVELKPEDLERAAPEVARATGRTNAMDVQIALPLYLVGERVAADGFDALAVGQGADELFGGYEKVVRLDHRVDAETVRGAVREQIEGLSRQLPRDVLTIRSTGLEPVAPFLHDAVLEAALRLPDPLLADDDERKRGFRRVATRYLPAEVATRDKKAVQYGSLVARELDRLARQAGYKRRIDDHVTKYVESLLEDADARSD
- a CDS encoding cupin domain-containing protein, whose protein sequence is MLDRYAAAIADLEPGDGEIETAELVVTDDVLVKAFALGPGAELEAHEHAESTNVFHVLEGTVTVVQDDERERIDAPGVVHHERGVDHGAHNETDETVVFTASLCPLPS
- a CDS encoding amphi-Trp domain-containing protein, yielding MPEEVLFTSESSQTREEIASYLHGVAEKLEQGDAITLRSGSESVTMEPPARPTFEVKAEREGPTDGPGDLSIEFELEWDESGSEGDGKSGQLEIE
- a CDS encoding P-loop NTPase, with the translated sequence MSITEHELEIKLESVEDPDIGEDIVSLGLVNDVTIDDETARISLAFNAPYAPSELELGNRIRDVIEEAGLEADLRAHVGEEHGFDDEVLPRVRNVIAVSSGKGGVGKTTVAANLAAGLEKRGAMVGLLDADIHGPNIPRILPVESDPGVTPNEEIVPPRSDGVRVISMGLMMEDEDDPAILRGPMVNKFMMKFLEGVEWGRLDYLIVDLPPGTGDATLNLLQSMPVTGSVVVTTPQEMALDDTRKGIQMFNKHDTPVLGVVENMSSFICPSCGDQHGLFGTDGAETIVENYDVPLLGKIPIHPDFGADGSQGALVKDDDSEVQEYVEEVVGEIADRIGETNRRTVADNVEHEPANKLPTETED
- the nrfD gene encoding NrfD/PsrC family molybdoenzyme membrane anchor subunit produces the protein MSTKTPSEEDILRPIGTFSKKYMAVYGVAALGLVAFLVAWAYQLQKGLIVTGLGDWGSGGGSTWGLYIGAFIWWVGVAHGGIILSAAVRLLGMDRYMPVARLAEMTTIGGLSAAGFYILVHMGRPDRMVTSVIGHYHITVNNSPLVWDVTVITAYFVLSATYLGLTLRYDVSRLRDDLPDMFEPVYKILTIGYTEKEDAVIDRMVWWLAAAVIIMAPLLLHGGVIPWLFALLPAMPGWTGAIQGPTFLSIALMSAISGITIIAYAFRRAYDWDHIITDDIFRGLLLWLGFFTLLFLWFQLQQVINGVFLGPSNQSVAVEAKIAHPVYRVAMAMIFGTLVYIFLQGIRPALFSKKRALIASGVILCGTLTEKVLFVVEGFLHPTFDIYAATPGTYFPSAIEWLSLVGTTALVALLFLNLAKLVPVVELHAIEHLRGDHEHEHAEPAEPEVEA
- a CDS encoding 4Fe-4S ferredoxin N-terminal domain-containing protein, coding for MSTDDESFHPLGNEWEDELESMLDDTEYDSKLGMEMAEDAMRVTKGELSEAEFHERYHDDVMEEFGEDQRPTAEAYEAAQEEAKGTFSRMLDAFDGDGEETRRETMKKMGVGAAAVGVGAFGGKAGDVTESVAGEGGHGGTETQEHSDVQWGMTIDLDRCDGCLTCMSACSQENDLDMGVNWMYVMAWEDELHSSPDGGAGVNETGGYTDFNMGSEFNMLVRPCQHCTDAPCEKVCPTTARHTRDKDGLVLTDYDVCIGCRYCQVACPYGVNYFQWDEPDVPYDEIDGLESPENPDEITHAKYEYGQRWVDSRAPRGTMSKCTMCPSMQDGKQGEDKVGTTACESACPPDAIQFGNVKDEKSDPYQHREYPSKSRAIVHLTNGTESSKSAPSVDDINSALSDGDDLETAIGNVEGLTEDILAVMKAVEIISEGTEPGDGENNTILSSEQDILAAVEAFEQYVDLESDDALDELQLGDGSKQQARFLLHQYTGEPTSFKLLEDIGTNPNVTYLGQEPGPEAQQVPGPTKYEDVDLLDKRQEYLDDETVGRIDGVSL
- a CDS encoding helix-turn-helix domain-containing protein, encoding MAHATLTLTMPDEVWIQQISTAYPESTFRVLAAVPGSETGFALVRIAGSSVPDIVESMDDHSQITELSLAQWSDNEATVHFETTAPLLMFSARESGMPIELPVEIQDGEATIEVTGSRKRLSELADQLETFGLRYRIEHVRERLHESQVLSERQLEVIAAAVDAGYYDTPRCCSLTELAGDLDIAKSTCSETLHRAEEAVIKRFVENLPNIDDEGPLEEQIASQ
- a CDS encoding DUF2249 domain-containing protein, which translates into the protein MTRLDVRDVPPANRHPTIHEEFEALEPGETLTIVNDHEPTPLFYEFQAEVERFDADGYEVEQIAPDEFVARFPKREA